In one window of Rhodopseudomonas palustris HaA2 DNA:
- a CDS encoding Hpt domain-containing protein, whose protein sequence is MASSQAQSAQDAEFARRLARIRARFITKLDDTIRSIDGTAKSMPCALTDSAAAVARAYRQIHDVCGIASTVGLTEAGLSARALDSLLIDPFRAQRGLTDDELAQLKDGLTALWTAALADISYETVQE, encoded by the coding sequence ATGGCAAGCTCGCAAGCGCAATCGGCCCAGGATGCGGAATTCGCGCGGCGATTGGCCAGGATCCGCGCTCGCTTCATTACCAAGCTCGACGACACGATCAGGTCCATCGACGGCACCGCCAAATCGATGCCGTGCGCCCTGACGGATTCGGCGGCGGCTGTCGCGCGGGCCTACCGACAAATTCACGATGTCTGCGGCATCGCATCGACTGTCGGCCTGACCGAGGCTGGCTTGTCGGCGCGCGCGCTCGACAGCCTTCTGATTGATCCGTTTCGCGCGCAGCGCGGGTTGACCGATGACGAACTCGCGCAGTTGAAGGACGGCCTCACTGCGCTCTGGACCGCCGCGCTTGCCGACATTTCATATGAGACAGTTCAGGAGTGA
- a CDS encoding class I SAM-dependent methyltransferase codes for MANDIDRAGVAKAYARWAPIYDMVFGKVFDSGRQSTIAVADAIGGRVLDVGVGTGLSLSDYSPSTKLCGVDISEPMLRRAHERVRTLNLTNVETLAVMDAKNLAFPDNFFDAVVAQYVITAVPDPEATLDDFIRVLKPGGELILVNHIGAESGPRKLFELAFAPLARRLGWRPEFPWARLVNWAARHGGVELAERRPMPPMGHFSLIRYRKL; via the coding sequence ATGGCAAACGATATCGACCGCGCGGGCGTCGCCAAGGCGTATGCGCGCTGGGCGCCGATCTACGACATGGTGTTCGGCAAAGTGTTCGACAGCGGCCGGCAATCGACCATCGCGGTGGCGGATGCGATCGGTGGCCGCGTGCTCGACGTCGGCGTCGGCACCGGACTGTCGCTGTCGGATTATTCGCCGAGCACCAAGCTGTGCGGCGTCGACATTTCCGAGCCGATGCTGCGCCGGGCGCACGAGCGCGTCCGCACGCTGAACCTCACCAATGTCGAGACGCTCGCGGTGATGGACGCCAAGAATCTGGCGTTCCCGGATAACTTCTTCGATGCGGTCGTGGCGCAATACGTCATCACCGCCGTCCCCGACCCGGAAGCGACGCTCGACGATTTCATTCGCGTGCTGAAGCCCGGCGGCGAACTGATTCTCGTCAACCACATCGGCGCCGAGAGCGGTCCGCGCAAGCTGTTCGAACTGGCGTTCGCGCCGCTGGCGCGCCGGCTCGGCTGGCGCCCCGAATTCCCGTGGGCGCGGCTGGTGAACTGGGCCGCGCGGCACGGCGGCGTGGAACTGGCCGAACGGCGGCCGATGCCCCCGATGGGTCATTTCTCGCTGATCCGTTATCGCAAGCTCTGA
- the mnmA gene encoding tRNA 2-thiouridine(34) synthase MnmA, giving the protein MLNSLDLAGRPQDTRVVVAMSGGVDSSATAALLKSQGYDVVGITLQLYDHGAATHRKGACCAGQDIHDARDVAERIGIPHYVLDYESRFRESVIDSFADSYALGETPVPCIECNRSVKFRDLLATARELGASALATGHYVSSRRLADGSRALICAADRDRDQSYFLFATTREQLDFLRFPLGDMTKPQTRDLARQFGLSVADKHDSQDICFVPTGRYTDVVERLKPNAMEPGEIVDLNGRVLGSHPGIVHFTVGQRRGLGIASRAPLYVLRLDAARRRVVVGPREALRMERIVLRDVNWIGDGALDRAVGDGLELFVRVRSTRAPQPAWLRAVKGGYEVELVAGEEGVSPGQACVFYDAAEGQARVLGGGFIKSAAPRSIAEPAHDDAASPALAAMRG; this is encoded by the coding sequence ATGCTCAACAGCTTGGATCTGGCGGGACGCCCGCAGGACACCCGCGTCGTGGTGGCGATGTCGGGCGGCGTCGATTCCTCGGCGACCGCCGCGCTGCTGAAGTCGCAGGGCTACGACGTCGTCGGCATCACGCTGCAGCTCTACGATCACGGCGCCGCCACCCATCGCAAGGGCGCCTGCTGCGCCGGCCAGGACATCCACGACGCCCGCGACGTCGCCGAGCGGATCGGGATTCCGCATTACGTGCTCGACTATGAAAGCCGCTTCCGCGAGTCGGTGATCGATAGCTTCGCCGACAGCTACGCGCTCGGCGAAACCCCGGTGCCGTGCATCGAGTGCAACCGTTCGGTCAAGTTCCGCGACCTGCTGGCCACCGCGCGCGAGCTCGGGGCCTCGGCGCTCGCCACCGGCCACTACGTCTCGTCGCGCCGTCTCGCCGACGGATCGCGCGCGCTGATCTGCGCCGCCGATCGCGACCGCGATCAGAGTTACTTCCTGTTCGCGACGACCCGCGAGCAGCTCGATTTCCTGCGCTTCCCGCTCGGCGACATGACCAAGCCGCAGACCCGCGATCTGGCGCGGCAGTTCGGCCTCTCGGTCGCCGACAAGCACGACAGCCAGGACATCTGCTTCGTGCCGACCGGCCGCTATACCGACGTGGTCGAGCGGCTGAAGCCGAACGCGATGGAGCCCGGCGAGATCGTCGATCTCAACGGCCGTGTGCTCGGCAGCCACCCGGGCATCGTGCATTTCACCGTCGGCCAGCGCCGCGGCCTCGGCATCGCCTCGCGGGCGCCGCTGTATGTGCTGCGGCTCGACGCGGCGCGTCGGCGTGTGGTGGTCGGTCCGCGCGAGGCGCTGCGGATGGAGCGCATCGTGCTGCGCGACGTCAACTGGATCGGCGACGGTGCGCTCGATCGGGCGGTCGGCGACGGGCTGGAATTGTTCGTGCGGGTGCGCTCGACCCGCGCGCCGCAGCCGGCATGGCTGCGCGCCGTCAAGGGCGGCTACGAGGTCGAACTGGTCGCCGGCGAAGAGGGCGTGTCGCCCGGCCAGGCCTGCGTGTTCTACGACGCGGCGGAAGGCCAGGCCCGCGTGCTCGGCGGCGGCTTCATCAAGAGCGCCGCGCCGCGATCGATCGCGGAGCCGGCGCACGACGACGCGGCATCGCCGGCGCTGGCCGCGATGCGCGGATAG
- a CDS encoding flagellar hook-length control protein FliK has translation MLNAPSEIVSTAQASAQRATTRQDRTSPTDSFSSLVDSNIAANTASSQPAPTLDTRASGSSSDDRSAGTRRNDTTDQSRTNDRNDDSRRASDSGSSNTPSARDDAARGDAAATSTSTTKTKTDGSKDAKAAGDGKDGDGKDGADAAASPDQSPMVATTATTPQLIAAPVAVATATVDTATDAAAAVTGTTADAATTVAGGPLALVAAAAQKAKAAVDDLAATGQPTETAAPDAAAETATATAAGTAVLDPKLAALAAQPNAAKAGTKPAAQSDDSAATAKTNAVTAATDASTPGQAQTGTAQPQATSGDAAKTPETTAAAVDQTNAQPKAAVHHHADAPTPSLTDAASQPQTQVPTAQPLQASTVTQQTAASSQLTAALATNAPVAMQDLAVTIAARATSGASRFDIRLDPAELGRIDVRIEVDRSGNVTSHLTVEKPETLAMLRQDQNQLQRALDNAGLRTGDSGLQFSLRDQSSSGQQQGQQQDNGRHAQRLVISEEELPTAVAAGRSYGRMLGASSGVDIRI, from the coding sequence GTGTTGAATGCCCCCTCGGAAATCGTCTCGACCGCGCAGGCCTCGGCCCAGCGCGCGACCACGCGCCAGGACCGAACGTCCCCGACCGACAGCTTCTCCTCGCTGGTCGACAGCAATATCGCGGCGAACACCGCCAGCAGCCAACCGGCGCCGACGCTCGATACCCGTGCGTCCGGCAGTTCGAGCGACGACCGCAGCGCCGGCACCCGTCGAAACGACACCACCGACCAGAGCCGGACCAACGATCGCAACGACGACAGCCGGCGGGCGTCGGATTCCGGCAGCAGCAACACTCCTTCGGCGCGCGACGACGCGGCGCGAGGCGATGCGGCTGCGACCTCGACATCGACCACCAAGACCAAGACCGACGGGAGCAAAGACGCCAAAGCGGCCGGTGACGGCAAGGACGGCGACGGCAAGGACGGCGCCGACGCGGCCGCTTCCCCGGATCAGAGCCCGATGGTTGCCACGACCGCAACGACGCCCCAGCTGATCGCGGCGCCTGTCGCCGTGGCGACCGCCACGGTCGACACCGCGACCGATGCGGCTGCAGCAGTGACCGGAACGACCGCCGATGCCGCCACAACCGTCGCCGGCGGACCGCTCGCGCTCGTCGCCGCCGCGGCGCAGAAGGCCAAGGCCGCGGTCGACGATCTCGCCGCGACCGGTCAGCCGACCGAAACCGCGGCTCCCGACGCCGCGGCCGAGACCGCGACCGCGACCGCCGCTGGGACGGCCGTGCTCGATCCGAAGCTCGCGGCGCTGGCGGCGCAGCCCAATGCCGCCAAGGCCGGCACCAAGCCCGCGGCCCAGTCCGACGATTCCGCCGCCACGGCCAAGACCAACGCCGTCACCGCTGCGACCGACGCCTCGACGCCTGGCCAGGCCCAGACCGGAACGGCGCAACCGCAGGCGACATCCGGCGATGCGGCGAAGACCCCCGAGACGACCGCCGCCGCCGTCGACCAGACGAACGCGCAACCGAAGGCGGCCGTGCATCACCACGCCGATGCGCCGACGCCGTCGCTGACCGACGCCGCTTCACAGCCGCAAACGCAGGTGCCGACCGCGCAGCCGCTGCAGGCCTCCACCGTGACCCAGCAGACGGCCGCGTCGTCGCAGCTCACCGCCGCGCTCGCGACCAATGCGCCGGTGGCGATGCAGGACCTCGCCGTCACCATCGCCGCACGGGCGACCAGTGGCGCCAGCCGGTTCGATATCCGGCTCGATCCCGCCGAACTCGGCCGCATCGACGTCCGCATCGAGGTCGACCGCAGCGGCAACGTGACCTCGCATCTCACCGTCGAGAAGCCCGAGACGCTGGCGATGCTGCGGCAGGATCAGAACCAGCTGCAGCGCGCGCTCGACAATGCCGGGCTGAGAACCGGCGACAGCGGCCTGCAATTCAGCCTGCGCGATCAATCCTCGTCGGGTCAGCAGCAGGGCCAACAGCAGGACAACGGCCGGCACGCGCAGCGGCTGGTGATCAGCGAGGAAGAGCTGCCGACCGCGGTCGCCGCCGGTCGCAGCTACGGCCGGATGCTCGGTGCGAGCAGCGGCGTCGATATCCGGATCTGA
- a CDS encoding flagellar hook assembly protein FlgD, translating to MSAAATTATTPYSAPNANYTATATSSSTTGIADNFQTFLTLLTTQLQNQNPLEPLDTNQFTQQLVQFAGVEQQLKTNETLSSLLKMQSTAQTTQAMNFIGATAVVDGSKSHYDGKTAGWTLSTDKPVTAQVSVQSSTGQTVYSGKFTLNAGANQGFTWDGRGNDGTQWPEGDYTLSVVATDAAGQPAAVSTQIQGTIDSVDLTQSPPMLTIGLQTFTLDQIKRVVKPSTGTTT from the coding sequence ATGTCAGCCGCAGCCACCACCGCGACGACGCCGTATTCGGCTCCCAACGCCAACTACACCGCGACCGCGACGTCGAGCTCGACCACCGGCATCGCCGACAATTTCCAGACCTTCCTGACGCTGCTGACGACACAATTGCAGAACCAGAATCCGCTGGAGCCGCTGGACACCAACCAGTTCACCCAGCAGCTGGTGCAGTTCGCCGGCGTCGAGCAGCAGCTCAAGACCAATGAAACGCTGTCCTCGCTCCTGAAGATGCAGTCCACCGCACAGACCACGCAGGCGATGAACTTCATCGGCGCCACCGCCGTGGTCGACGGCAGCAAATCGCACTACGACGGCAAGACCGCGGGTTGGACGCTGTCCACCGACAAGCCGGTGACGGCGCAGGTGTCGGTCCAGAGCTCGACCGGGCAGACGGTGTATTCCGGCAAATTCACGCTCAACGCCGGCGCCAACCAGGGCTTCACCTGGGACGGCCGCGGCAATGACGGGACGCAGTGGCCGGAGGGCGACTACACGCTGTCGGTGGTCGCGACCGACGCCGCCGGCCAGCCGGCGGCCGTCTCCACCCAGATCCAGGGCACCATCGATTCCGTCGACCTGACCCAATCGCCACCGATGTTGACGATCGGCCTGCAGACCTTCACCCTCGACCAGATCAAGCGCGTGGTGAAACCGAGCACCGGCACGACGACGTGA
- a CDS encoding lytic murein transglycosylase: protein MSKLRLALLSCAIGCALLAAAPAQAARCGGDFNAFIASMSAEAAQAGVSRDVISEALGGVTPDPAVLAFDRRQRGTFNKTFEQYVATRVGAGRIKSGRAMLQRHASLLSRIERQFGVPPQILVAIWGLESDFGKGDIGKLPVFRVLATMAHDCRRTELFQGELLAALKIVQRGDLTMRDMVGAYAGELGQTQFLPSSYIKYGVDFDGNGHVDLRHSVPDVLASTANLLKTAGWRAGGSYEEGTPNFEAMREWNRALVYRKTIAYFADQLIGQ from the coding sequence ATGTCCAAGCTGCGTCTTGCCCTTCTGAGCTGCGCCATTGGCTGCGCGCTCCTCGCCGCCGCACCGGCCCAGGCCGCGCGCTGCGGTGGCGATTTCAACGCCTTCATCGCCAGCATGTCGGCCGAGGCGGCGCAGGCGGGAGTTTCGCGCGATGTGATTTCCGAGGCGCTGGGCGGCGTCACCCCGGACCCCGCGGTGCTGGCGTTCGATCGCCGCCAGCGCGGCACCTTCAACAAGACCTTCGAGCAATACGTCGCGACCCGCGTCGGCGCCGGCCGGATCAAGTCGGGGCGGGCGATGCTGCAGCGGCACGCCTCGCTGCTGTCCCGGATCGAGCGCCAGTTCGGCGTGCCGCCGCAGATCCTGGTGGCGATCTGGGGGCTGGAGTCGGATTTCGGCAAGGGCGACATCGGCAAGCTGCCGGTGTTCCGGGTGCTGGCGACGATGGCGCATGATTGCCGTCGCACCGAGCTGTTTCAGGGCGAATTGCTGGCGGCGCTGAAGATCGTGCAGCGCGGCGATCTGACGATGCGCGACATGGTCGGCGCCTATGCGGGCGAGCTCGGCCAGACGCAATTTTTGCCGTCGTCCTACATCAAATACGGCGTCGATTTCGACGGCAACGGCCATGTCGATCTGCGCCACAGCGTGCCCGACGTGCTGGCCTCGACTGCCAACCTGCTGAAGACAGCGGGCTGGCGCGCCGGCGGCTCCTACGAAGAAGGCACGCCGAATTTCGAGGCGATGCGCGAATGGAATCGCGCGCTGGTGTATCGCAAGACCATCGCGTATTTCGCCGATCAGCTGATCGGGCAGTAA
- a CDS encoding type 1 glutamine amidotransferase domain-containing protein, with protein MAGQLDGKRVLILATHGFEQSELEVPRDRLKAAGAQVDIVSPEQGEIKGWDGKDWGRPVKVDKALGSAKADDYDAIVLPGGQINPDLLRVNADALKLIKSFFDAGKTVAAVCHAPWLLIDTGIAKGRKMTSYNSIKQDVINAGAKWEDSAVVTDNGVITSRNPGDLEAFSAKIIEEIREGKHQRRAA; from the coding sequence ATGGCAGGCCAACTCGACGGCAAGCGCGTGCTCATTCTCGCCACCCACGGCTTCGAACAATCGGAACTCGAAGTGCCGCGCGATCGGCTGAAGGCGGCGGGTGCGCAGGTCGACATCGTGTCGCCGGAGCAGGGCGAGATCAAGGGCTGGGACGGCAAGGATTGGGGCCGGCCGGTCAAGGTCGACAAGGCGCTCGGCTCGGCCAAGGCCGACGATTACGACGCGATCGTGCTGCCGGGCGGACAGATCAATCCGGACTTGCTGCGCGTGAATGCCGATGCGCTGAAGCTGATCAAGTCGTTCTTCGATGCCGGCAAGACGGTGGCCGCGGTCTGCCATGCGCCGTGGCTCTTGATCGACACCGGCATCGCCAAGGGCCGCAAGATGACCTCCTACAATTCGATCAAACAGGACGTGATCAATGCTGGCGCCAAGTGGGAAGACTCCGCCGTCGTCACCGACAACGGCGTGATCACGTCGCGCAACCCGGGCGATCTCGAAGCGTTCTCGGCCAAGATCATCGAAGAGATCCGCGAAGGTAAGCATCAGCGCCGCGCGGCGTGA